One window of SAR324 cluster bacterium genomic DNA carries:
- a CDS encoding radical SAM protein: protein MTAIVHIAENSILDVTSHERLSSQGLLIYPVVSRRSGGVSIGINLNPDKICNFHCVYCQVNRTRHETVPVPSVRLILDQLKQFFIKIQEAGGSWQKMPVCDIALSGDGEPTTYPEFDQLIPGLIELRQQFNLQHIPLVLITNASCLHLPRIQKVLPIFVENGGRIWAKLDAGDEKNWQQLMQTDVPFARILNNLRNTGMKYKILLQSCFMQIHQQEFSPTLLDTYVSTVQSLLNNKTQIQEIQAYTIARPPANSFVRAWDDSVMDEIGKILTRQIPVPVKIYYGRHFD from the coding sequence ATGACAGCCATCGTTCATATCGCTGAAAACTCAATTCTGGATGTTACCTCGCATGAGCGGTTGTCCTCACAAGGTCTGTTGATCTATCCTGTTGTCTCCAGACGTTCTGGCGGTGTTTCAATCGGAATCAATTTGAATCCGGACAAAATTTGTAATTTTCACTGTGTTTACTGTCAGGTCAACCGAACCAGACATGAAACAGTGCCGGTACCATCCGTGCGCTTGATTCTGGACCAACTGAAACAGTTTTTTATAAAAATTCAGGAAGCCGGAGGATCTTGGCAAAAAATGCCCGTTTGTGATATTGCCTTGTCAGGTGATGGCGAACCCACTACGTATCCTGAGTTTGATCAATTGATACCAGGCTTAATTGAGTTGCGTCAGCAATTCAATCTTCAACATATTCCTCTTGTTTTGATCACCAATGCATCTTGTCTGCATCTCCCACGGATCCAGAAGGTTCTCCCAATTTTTGTTGAAAATGGCGGACGAATCTGGGCCAAACTGGATGCCGGAGATGAAAAAAACTGGCAGCAACTCATGCAGACGGATGTTCCATTTGCCAGAATTCTGAATAACCTCAGAAACACTGGAATGAAGTATAAAATTCTGTTGCAAAGTTGTTTCATGCAAATACATCAGCAGGAATTTTCTCCCACTCTGCTGGACACCTATGTGAGCACAGTACAGTCTCTGCTGAATAACAAAACACAGATTCAAGAAATTCAGGCCTATACCATTGCCAGACCGCCTGCAAATTCTTTTGTACGGGCATGGGATGATTCTGTCATGGATGAAATCGGCAAGATTTTGACAAGACAGATTCCTGTTCCTGTAAAAATATATTATGGCAGGCATTTTGACTGA
- a CDS encoding cupin domain-containing protein, protein MKKMIFWIKSLDLQRYPNGGYLSETYHYGTHQVDSIDPLCSGLASYYLLPGNEFLAFNRLNSDILWHFYYGSTMHLHIMDNMGQYYCSKLGNNLDRGERHQVIVRKNFWYAATVYEKNGYALTGATIFSGEQKIDLEMGSRSKLLEEYPQHFQIIEKLTLP, encoded by the coding sequence ATGAAAAAAATGATTTTCTGGATCAAAAGTCTTGATCTTCAAAGATATCCCAATGGAGGATATTTGTCAGAAACGTACCATTATGGTACTCATCAAGTTGATAGCATTGACCCTTTATGTAGCGGTTTGGCAAGTTACTATCTGCTTCCTGGCAATGAATTTCTTGCGTTCAATCGTCTCAATTCAGACATTCTCTGGCATTTTTATTATGGCTCCACAATGCATCTGCATATTATGGATAACATGGGTCAATATTATTGCTCCAAGCTGGGAAATAATCTCGATCGTGGTGAACGACATCAGGTGATCGTTCGAAAAAACTTCTGGTATGCGGCAACTGTTTATGAAAAAAATGGTTATGCGTTGACTGGTGCCACTATTTTCTCAGGAGAGCAAAAAATTGATTTGGAAATGGGGTCGAGATCTAAATTATTGGAGGAATATCCGCAACATTTTCAGATTATTGAAAAGTTAACGTTGCCGTAA
- a CDS encoding SpoIIE family protein phosphatase, which translates to MAKAVILGNSNLPHWESPVTIHLEYSLCSAISYRGVGYKDINEDRVIVIPNKNTMIVADGMGGPGEGYKAAQILCDILMALPEFESSPILAALEDASSRIRQECKKSSAGVCYLIAKLDYPTLHIWYAGDVKLLILNHGIRFETQDHTLINTWIQNGDISPDDAIHHPMRHIVTRALSGDGHEMDYCQTTLEPNDRIIIASDGLWDNFTPIEVDNYVVGISPFSAVELLLQKSTYKMRQVYSDQWEGLLAPKPDNISILITDILVHPKQNYQPAH; encoded by the coding sequence ATGGCTAAAGCGGTGATACTGGGCAATTCCAATTTGCCACATTGGGAAAGCCCTGTGACAATACATCTGGAATATTCTTTGTGCAGTGCCATTTCCTATCGTGGTGTTGGTTATAAAGATATTAATGAAGATCGTGTGATTGTTATACCGAATAAGAATACCATGATTGTCGCCGATGGCATGGGTGGGCCTGGTGAAGGATACAAAGCGGCTCAAATTCTTTGTGATATTTTGATGGCCTTACCTGAATTTGAGTCAAGTCCTATCCTTGCAGCATTGGAGGATGCCTCATCAAGAATTCGACAGGAATGCAAAAAAAGTTCAGCCGGTGTGTGTTATCTGATTGCGAAACTGGATTATCCCACCCTACACATCTGGTATGCTGGCGATGTCAAACTGCTCATTCTGAATCATGGTATCAGATTTGAAACACAGGATCACACATTGATCAACACATGGATTCAGAACGGCGATATTTCTCCTGACGATGCGATCCATCACCCGATGAGGCATATCGTCACTCGAGCGCTATCTGGCGATGGGCATGAAATGGATTACTGTCAGACAACTCTGGAGCCAAATGACAGAATTATTATTGCGTCCGATGGTCTTTGGGATAATTTTACGCCGATAGAAGTGGACAATTATGTTGTAGGCATTTCTCCATTCTCAGCCGTTGAATTGTTATTGCAAAAATCAACTTACAAAATGCGACAGGTCTATTCTGATCAATGGGAAGGACTACTAGCTCCCAAACCAGACAATATAAGTATTCTGATCACGGATATTCTTGTTCATCCAAAACAAAACTATCAGCCCGCTCATTAA
- a CDS encoding long-chain fatty acid--CoA ligase — MPGKYKNLVDMQEKSCATFKDRELLGTKNGKLYEWITYGEFAQMVDHFRGGLASLGVGPQDKVAIISNNSVQWAVAAYATYGLKGIFVPMYESQSMKEWKYIIQDSGSKVLLVANDEIYSQVENLPSEIECLQHVVDLAGSISDHKSYKYLLKVGEDHPASSQHPEPDDLMGLIYTSGTTGDPKGVLLSHGNIMSNVNAIEDILDVNPDDRSLSFLPWAHSFGQTVELHCLVSCGASSGFAENVTTIIDNLAEVQPTLLFSVPRIFNKIYDGVQNKMNADGGLAKFLFDMGMQKATLKKQHGSLGLVDSALFWLADTIVFNKIRGRFGGRLRYAVSGAAALSKEVADFIDNMGILVYEGYGLSETSPMVTANSKAGRRIGSVGKPIPHVTVTLDKSVVGEDSPDGEIVVHGPNVMKGYHNKPEETASVMTADGGFRTGDLGRFDSDGFLYITGRIKEQYKLENGKYVVPSPLEEKLKLSQYIEQVMIYGDGRLYNVALIVPARDMLQKYAGENGISTTGTALLHDHRIVELIKKEIATYGASFKGYEVPKKFALLEEDWGTENGILTPTLKLKRRIVVDKYKDMIESLYTA; from the coding sequence ATGCCAGGTAAATACAAAAATCTTGTTGATATGCAGGAAAAATCATGTGCCACTTTCAAGGACCGTGAATTATTGGGAACCAAAAATGGAAAACTTTATGAGTGGATTACCTATGGTGAATTTGCTCAAATGGTTGATCATTTTAGGGGCGGCTTGGCATCACTGGGAGTTGGCCCACAGGATAAAGTGGCCATTATTTCCAACAACAGTGTCCAATGGGCGGTGGCGGCGTATGCCACTTATGGATTGAAAGGGATTTTTGTCCCGATGTATGAATCCCAAAGTATGAAAGAGTGGAAATATATCATTCAGGACTCAGGCAGCAAGGTTTTGCTGGTGGCCAATGATGAAATATATTCCCAGGTGGAAAATCTGCCTTCAGAAATTGAATGTTTACAGCATGTCGTTGATCTGGCTGGTTCAATCAGTGATCATAAAAGCTACAAATATCTGCTGAAAGTCGGTGAGGATCATCCCGCAAGTTCTCAACATCCGGAACCGGATGACCTGATGGGACTGATCTATACTTCAGGAACAACGGGCGATCCTAAAGGTGTGTTGTTGAGTCATGGGAATATCATGAGCAACGTCAATGCGATAGAAGATATTCTGGATGTCAATCCGGACGACCGCAGTCTTTCTTTTCTGCCATGGGCCCATTCTTTCGGTCAAACCGTGGAACTCCATTGTCTTGTATCATGCGGCGCATCCTCTGGTTTTGCGGAAAATGTGACCACGATTATTGACAATCTTGCAGAAGTTCAACCAACGTTACTGTTCAGTGTACCGCGAATTTTTAATAAAATTTATGACGGTGTGCAAAATAAAATGAACGCTGATGGTGGGCTTGCCAAATTTTTGTTCGATATGGGAATGCAAAAAGCAACTCTGAAAAAACAGCATGGTTCCCTGGGGTTAGTGGATTCAGCGCTTTTCTGGCTTGCAGACACGATTGTTTTCAACAAGATCCGTGGCCGTTTTGGTGGCCGTCTGCGATATGCTGTGAGTGGTGCGGCAGCGTTGAGCAAAGAAGTTGCCGATTTTATCGACAATATGGGAATTCTCGTTTATGAAGGCTATGGCCTGAGCGAAACAAGCCCGATGGTTACAGCCAACTCCAAAGCCGGACGGCGCATTGGCAGCGTGGGTAAACCGATTCCCCATGTGACGGTCACACTTGACAAGAGCGTGGTCGGCGAAGATAGCCCCGATGGCGAAATCGTGGTGCATGGCCCCAACGTGATGAAGGGATACCACAACAAGCCGGAAGAAACCGCCTCCGTCATGACAGCAGATGGCGGCTTCCGAACTGGAGATCTTGGCAGGTTCGACAGTGATGGCTTTTTGTACATCACCGGACGAATCAAGGAGCAGTATAAACTGGAAAACGGCAAATATGTGGTCCCTTCTCCTCTGGAAGAAAAACTGAAACTCAGCCAATATATTGAACAGGTCATGATTTATGGTGATGGGCGGTTGTATAATGTGGCCTTGATTGTGCCCGCACGAGACATGCTTCAGAAATACGCTGGTGAAAATGGCATCTCAACCACTGGAACAGCGTTGCTTCATGACCATCGCATTGTGGAGCTCATCAAGAAGGAAATCGCAACCTATGGCGCCTCCTTCAAAGGCTATGAAGTACCGAAAAAATTCGCGCTTCTGGAAGAGGACTGGGGAACAGAAAATGGCATTCTAACGCCGACCCTCAAGCTCAAGCGACGCATTGTTGTGGATAAATACAAAGATATGATTGAAAGCCTGTACACCGCATAA
- a CDS encoding ABC transporter substrate-binding protein — MIQAKDEVVLAIEAAPKTLDPRYAVDAFGMRMTQQLLYETLIYPDINLKMVPGLAERWETPAPDVLRFFLKQGIQFNDGSALTAEDVKSSFQTVMEPETGSPFQFLGTKIKAIRVIDSRTLEFQLTTPQSSILWDLLLPIFKASTDRKNFYGTGPFLLKEQTPNEIVFVPNPGYPDPVSYKKLVFKIIQDDNTRFLKIRKGEIDLAINTIPFAKVGFLQESNWSNKYDVIESPGLSYQYLGFNMNHPILKHKEVRQAIAHAINIDELIQFHQKGHSVRANSLITPQNEFYIPDLPQYNYNPDKAKQLLDQDFPIKNGTRFALEYKTTTKREAVTQARIIQSQLKQVGIDINIRSFEWGTFFTDIKSGNFELFSLLWVGVAEPDFYYTLFHTSQIPPEGKNRGHFSLPRLDSLLEQGRREMDLEKRKKIYREVQTILSEELPYVSMWHNNNIALIDKKLHGFQLHPAGGYYSLRSLNWK; from the coding sequence ATGATACAGGCCAAAGATGAGGTCGTTCTTGCGATTGAAGCCGCGCCCAAGACATTGGACCCCCGTTATGCGGTGGATGCTTTTGGCATGCGAATGACGCAGCAATTGCTGTATGAAACGCTGATTTATCCGGATATCAATCTCAAGATGGTGCCCGGACTTGCAGAACGTTGGGAAACACCTGCGCCCGATGTCCTTCGGTTTTTTTTGAAACAAGGAATCCAGTTTAACGATGGAAGCGCACTCACGGCAGAGGATGTGAAATCTAGTTTCCAGACAGTCATGGAGCCTGAAACAGGCTCTCCATTTCAGTTTCTTGGAACAAAAATCAAAGCTATTCGGGTGATTGACTCCAGGACCCTTGAGTTTCAATTGACAACGCCCCAAAGCTCTATCTTGTGGGATTTGTTACTCCCGATATTCAAGGCCAGCACTGACCGTAAAAATTTTTATGGAACCGGACCTTTTTTATTGAAGGAACAAACACCGAATGAAATCGTCTTTGTACCAAATCCTGGCTATCCCGATCCAGTATCCTATAAAAAACTGGTATTTAAGATTATCCAGGATGATAACACACGCTTTCTCAAGATCAGAAAAGGTGAAATTGATTTGGCCATCAATACGATCCCCTTTGCAAAAGTTGGTTTTTTGCAGGAATCCAACTGGAGTAATAAATATGATGTTATCGAATCTCCGGGATTGTCCTACCAGTATCTGGGCTTCAACATGAATCATCCGATTCTCAAGCATAAAGAAGTTCGTCAGGCGATTGCCCATGCAATCAATATTGATGAGCTCATCCAGTTTCACCAAAAAGGTCATTCTGTCAGAGCAAACAGCTTGATTACGCCGCAAAATGAATTTTATATTCCGGATCTTCCCCAATACAATTACAATCCTGACAAGGCAAAGCAACTGCTAGATCAGGATTTTCCCATAAAAAACGGAACTCGCTTTGCTCTGGAATATAAAACGACCACCAAACGTGAAGCAGTGACGCAGGCTAGGATCATCCAAAGCCAATTAAAGCAGGTAGGCATTGACATCAATATCCGCTCATTTGAATGGGGAACGTTCTTTACAGATATTAAAAGCGGAAATTTTGAATTATTTTCATTACTCTGGGTGGGTGTTGCAGAACCTGATTTTTACTATACCCTGTTTCATACTTCTCAAATTCCGCCTGAAGGCAAAAATCGTGGTCATTTCAGCCTTCCCCGACTGGACAGTCTTCTGGAGCAGGGGCGTCGGGAAATGGATCTTGAAAAACGTAAAAAAATCTACCGTGAAGTTCAAACAATCCTTTCCGAAGAATTGCCCTATGTCAGTATGTGGCACAACAACAATATCGCCCTTATTGATAAAAAATTGCACGGGTTTCAGTTGCATCCCGCTGGAGGATATTATTCACTGAGATCATTAAACTGGAAATAA
- a CDS encoding Mini-ribonuclease 3 has protein sequence MVMMQSAVDNSSFSLSYLGDAWYELWCRHYILRQCSSARNVHPRVVAMVRCQTQAEIMRLILPLLTLDEELVFKRGKNVKPQTCPRHASVKDYRFATGFECLLGYWYVQNNTNRFEELISHPVVDSFLNQHLNNVQKSQPEGFNVCSA, from the coding sequence ATGGTGATGATGCAGTCTGCTGTCGACAATTCAAGCTTTTCCCTCTCCTATCTGGGGGATGCCTGGTACGAATTGTGGTGTCGTCATTATATTCTGAGGCAATGTTCTTCTGCCAGGAATGTACATCCAAGAGTTGTCGCGATGGTACGATGCCAGACTCAGGCTGAAATTATGCGGTTGATACTGCCGTTATTAACCCTGGATGAAGAGCTTGTTTTTAAACGTGGAAAAAATGTGAAACCTCAAACATGCCCCAGACATGCGTCTGTCAAGGATTATCGCTTTGCCACAGGATTCGAATGTCTCCTGGGATACTGGTATGTTCAAAATAATACCAATCGTTTTGAAGAATTGATTTCACATCCCGTTGTTGATTCATTCCTCAACCAACATTTAAATAATGTTCAGAAATCTCAGCCTGAAGGATTCAATGTTTGTTCTGCTTAG